Proteins from a single region of Sesamum indicum cultivar Zhongzhi No. 13 linkage group LG5, S_indicum_v1.0, whole genome shotgun sequence:
- the LOC105162338 gene encoding uncharacterized protein LOC105162338, with protein MKIDFVDGTAVRPTANTDEFKRWNRIDSMVTTWILNCMTKDLAESFMYVRSARKLWIELEARYGESSNPMIYQLQREIGQDNVYDQARSQILLLEPLPTVTKAYSMMIRIEKQMNLNNIELNSGAVFNVKGYNYKKKPVVDRRHVICEHCQRTGHTKESCFKLNGIPDWYKDLADQRKKAGAKGRGYSAMVSDEPNLKVTDSNYPNLTELVRLEMKKLMNEDTPSDPLRINFAQLDNFAGNSTISTSVISSTWIIDSGATNHICADISLFDSYTKLTNPPVIHLLNGHSQKVSHIGSVQVTSKIKLSHDLKTEKVLATAYLIRNLYILESSFVSETHDSLKSVCSSHSCISDEPRNYKEVAVVPHWVEAMKLELAALERNQTWKVVPLPAGKNPIGCKWVFKTKLREDGSVERHKARLVAKGYTQVEGVDYNERFSPVAKCVTRSLYGLRQASRQWNTEFTRCLEKFGFKQSSNDHYLFFKTLYVGFIGLIIYVDDVLINDPSLDDNSQVKSYLDGLFTIKDLGCARFFLGLQIARSESGISLTQSKYIHDIINDCGLQNSKPAATPLPPGIKLQTTSGENLVDPERYRRLDALVLDFSSHLQILCNFKRFVMPTGVLVLTLCSLTGFAVFLGSALVSWKTKKQCTISRSSAEAEYRSMAATTCELQWISYLLKDFGVSVTLPIPFHCDNQAAIHIMANPVFHKRTKHLDIDYHIVRNCYKDGFLLPIFVRSRNQVADLFTKSLCSASFNSLLGRLGLFAVDPCPTCGGGVLEIQRKLEEQK; from the exons atgaaaatagacTTCGTTGATGGAACAGCAGTACGACCAACTGCGAACACAGACGAGTTTAAGAGATGGAATCGCATAGATTCCATGGTCACCACCTGGATTTTGAATTGTATGACAAAAGATTTGGCAGAATCCTTCATGTATGTAAGATCTGCTCGAAAGCTTTGGATTGAGCTAGAAGCTCGGTATGGGGAAAGCAGCAACCCCATGATCTATCAGCTGCAAAGAGAAATTGGACAG GATAATGTATATGACCAAGCTAGAAGCCAAATACTGCTCTTAGAACCCCTGCCTACTGTCACCAAAGCTTACTCTATGATGATCAGAATAGAAAAACAGATGAACTTGAACAACATAGAACTCAACAGTGGTGCAGTTTTTAATGTTAAAGGCTACAATTATAAGAAGAAACCTGTTGTTGACAGAAGGCATGTGATATGTGAGCATTGTCAAAGGACAGGGCATACAAAGGAATCGTGCTTCAAGCTGAATGGAATACCAGATTGGTATAAGGATCTGGCAGATCAGAGGAAGAAAGCTGGTGCAAAAGGGAGAGGGTACAGTGCTATGGTGAGTGATGAACCGAACTTGAAAGTGACTGATAGCAATTATCCAAACTTGACTGAACTTGTACGTTTGGAGATGAAGAAGCTTATGAACGAAGACACACCATCAGATCCTCTTAGAATCAACTTTGCACAGCTTGATAACTTTGCAGGTAACAGTACTATTTCTACCTCTGTGATTTCTAGTACTTGGATTATAGACAGTGGCGCAACTAATCACATTTGTGCAGATATCAGTCTTTTTGACTCTTATACTAAGCTCACAAATCCTCCAGTCATTCACTTACTTAATGGCCATTCACAGAAAGTGTCTCACATAGGCTCTGTTCAAGTTACATCTAAGATCAAACTATCTCAT GACCTGAAGACTGAAAAAGTCCTTGCTACAGCTTACTTGATAAGAAACCTTTACATTCTTGAGTCCAGTTTTGTATCTGAAACGCACGATTCTCTGAAATCAGTGTGTAGTTCACATTCTTGTATCTCTGAT GAACCAAGAAATTACAAAGAGGTTGCAGTAGTTCCACATTGGGTGGAGGCTATGAAGCTGGAGTTGGCTGCCTTGGAACGAAATCAAACCTGGAAGGTTGTTCCTTTGCCGGCAGGAAAGAATCCCATTGGATGCAAATGGGTCTTTAAGACTAAATTACGTGAAGATGGCTCTGTAGAACGACACAAGGCCAGACTTGTGGCCAAAGGTTACACACAAGTTGAGGGTGTAGATTACAACGAAAGGTTTTCCCCTGTTGCTAAATGTGTTACA CGTTCTTTGTATGGATTGAGACAAGCTTCGCGGCAGTGGAATACTGAATTCACGCGTTGCTTGGAGAAATTTGGTTTCAAGCAGTCAAGCAATGATCACTACTTGTTCTTCAAGACCTTATATGTTGGTTTTATTGGGCTCATCAtttatgttgatgatgttTTAATCAATGATCCATCTCTTGATGATAATTCACAGGTTAAGTCCTATCTTGATGGCTTGTTCACGATTAAGGATCTGGGTTGTGCCAGATTTTTCCTGGGACTTCAGATTGCTCGCTCTGAGTCTGGGATTTCACTCACACAGTCCAAATATATCCATGACATAATCAACGATTGTGGTCTTCAGAATTCAAAACCAGCTGCCACTCCTTTGCCTCCTGGCATCAAGTTACAAACGACTTCAGGTGAAAATCTTGTTGATCCTGAACGTTACCGTCGTTTG GATGCTCTGGTCTTGGACTTTTCTTCCCATCTTCAAATTCTCTGCAACTTCAAGCGTTTTGTGATGCCGACTGGGGTGCTTGTGCTGACACTCTGTTCATTGACTGgttttgctgtttttcttgGTTCAGCATTGGTATCATGGAAAACGAAGAAACAATGCACGATTTCTCGATCCTCAGCTGAGGCTGAGTATCGAAGTATGGCTGCAACCACTTGTGAATTGCAGTGGATTTCTTACTTATTAAAGGATTTTGGTGTTTCTGTCACTCTTCCTATTCCATTTCATTGCGACAATCAAGCAGCTATTCATATAATGGCGAATCCTGTGTTTCATAAGCGCACGAAACACCTTGATATCGACTATCACATAGTGAGGAATTGCTACAAGGATGGTTTCCTTCTGCCTATATTTGTTCGAAGCCGCAATCAAGTTGCAGACTTGTTCACTAAATCTTTGTGCAGTGCTTCGTTCAATAGTTTATTGGGCAGGTTGGGCTTGTTTGCAGTTGATCCATGTCCAACttgtggggggggggtgttGGAAATACAGAGAAAACTGGAAGAACAAAAGTGA